The stretch of DNA CCCCGCCTcgcctcgggctctgtactgaaagctcagtgcctggagcctgcttccaattctgtgtctcggctccccaccctctgctcgtactctgtctctctcaaaactgaataaacgttaaagtttttttttttaaatatccacttCACTTAGAAAGGAATGTTAGAAATCTTTAAACACGTCAGCGCTTACCTTTATTCCTTTTAGAATTAATGTACAACCCTTCGCTTGAAGGATACACTAGACAGCAAAACCACGCTCTCCATATTTTACACTAGGTAGATTAAAACAGGCCAATCCTATCTTATAGGTGCCTCCCCCCGCCAGATATTTTAGTTAAGTAATGAGTTTTTAAGACCCAAAACTCTAATTTCTTGAGTTTTTCAACTTGTGTACATAGAAATTGAAACACAGCAACAGGAAGAAAAACGTATTAAGCCTATCCCCGTATCTCAACACTGCCGGATGGCGAAAGGCAAATAACTAGCCCGCCCCTATTCCCCTAACCCccaaattaattaattcactGTTGAGTTTGAGTTCTAGACTACTGTCATTCTGGGAACCAGTGTATAAGTCCACCCTTCAGTACTGATCCTCTAAGTCAGAAATGCGCTGTATTTTGGCACGTGATAGCACTGATCAGCGGTTCGCCTGGTTCTATTTAAATTGACTGTTTTCGTTTTGAGAGGTGCCTCCTCCCATTGGTTAACCGGCCCTACCGGGCAGGCGAGTTAAATATCGTTCACCTGCTTCCCCGAAAACTTCAAAAGCCCGGGTCAACCTGGGCTAAAGTTATCTAGTAATTAGTTCGTGGTACCTCCCCACTGAACATTCCTGATTGGGCGCGCGAGAGACGGATGCGTCGGCGCGCGCTCTAGCCAGTCCGGGGAATtccatttcctctccctcctACCATCATAAGCATTTAGGGGCGGTGCTTCCCGGTGACGGCCCGCCCCGAGTCGAGCCGGTGCCTATTGCATCTCGCGAGAATTTGTGGATTTGGGGGCGGGCCTCCATCAGGAAGAGCGCACAAAACTGCCCTTAAGTCATTGCAGAGCTGTAGCTCCTGATAGCCAGCCACGAGGTTCTCGCGAGATCCGTCGCCTCAATACCAAGTGAGGAAATTGGGGGACGCTGCTGGGAGGGGCGTGGGACTCAACAGCGCAGCTGCCGCTTCCATTACCTTCCTCCCATGGTCTCCTTCCGGTTCTCGATGCTTCTCTGAGTCTGAGGGTTTCCGCCGTTCGTccacccttccccccagcccATGACCCGCCTCCGGCCCCCGCCCTCCCAGTCCAATCTCCGATCTGTTTAGTAAGAAGGTGCTGTTccgaaaagaaggaaaagggggtAGCATAAACTCGGCTCTGGACGTAGGAAGTAAACGGTCCCCCTTCACCCTTAGATTCGTCCTGTGCTCGCGACGGCGGCGTTGGCGGACTGATACGCGGCGGtgaagaggcaggaggaggggggaggggcggagcgtGGCAGCTGGCAGTAGTTCCGTCAGAGCGGACATCTTGTGGCTGTGTCGTGCGCGTGAGCCCCGTAGGGCCGGGGAGGCACCAGCTGCCGCGCGGGGAGGAGGCCGAGGCCGCAGCTTGAGGGAGGCCCCGGCCCCTCTGTACGCGTGGGTGTGGACggctaggggaagggaagggaggccGGCCCACTTGGCCGGCCGGGTAAGAGGGGAAATACAGGCCTTGGTTGGCTTGAGTGACCAGCCTGTTGGGTGGGGTAGGGTGAGAAGGCTAGAGAAACCGGGGCCTCTCTTGCTtaaggggtgggggaatgggcgcGTCCTCGCGCCTAAGCCGGAGCCTCAGGGGCAGCACGGGCGCGTGGTGGCGGTGGCTGGGCGGGCGCGTGCGGGAGCGCGCTGGAAGGCGGAGTGTACAGTGGCGTCAGGGGCCGACACAGAATAGCCTTAACTGCGGGAACAGCAACACACTTCtagcttttcctcttttatttccttctcttctctggccGTACTTTTGAGCAGAAACCGAAAGAAGGCCGGAGTCtcctgtttccccctcccccctagCCTTTCTTTGCCCTGGTGACGCCGGCATAGCGCCGACTAGGCCCCGGCTCCTCCTCTGCTGGGCTCCGGACCCTGCCCCGCACCCACCCCTTTCTCCTAcgcctcttcctctcccacccgGGTTTCTTGCTTACGAGAGGTCGGGAAGTCAGACTTGTAGCCGCCCCTCCGCTCTTCCCGTCACCTTCGCCGCCTCCTCGGGCCGAAGCACGGCATAGAGGCTGTTGGTGGCTTTGCCACgccaccccacccaccccggATCGCGGCCGTTTTAAGGGACCTGGATTCATCAGGGTGTCTTCGGGGCCTGTGCGAGTGCTGATCTGCTCCGTTTTTGCAAAAGGCGCCTGTGTCTGGCAGAGCCGGTGTGAGACGAAGAGACCATCCTTCCCTGCTGCCCGGACAACCAAGAGTTTTGGCCGGACCTTTGAGCACACACCGAGAGAGTGAGGAGCCAGACGAAAAGCACAGACTATGGCGCTGAAACGGATTAATAAGGTAACCCTTGGGGCTGAAAGGAATGGGGTcgcaggaggaaaggaagattCAGTACCAGAGGAaagcgtgggggtggggaggaagtatAATTATGAAAACGTCCCTCTTTGGGTCACTTCTTTTGGGGGATGGGAAACGCAGATCTACTTTCAAGAAGTGAGGCTTAAAGCTAGAGAACAGAACACTTGGTGGCGAATGGTGTTATATTGAGTATGTTTCAGTGGAACCGGTGCAAATTAGAGGTGAGGGAGTGATTTCAGGCGCCTCGGTTCTGCTTCTAAAAGAAGAGTTAGTCTTGTTTGAGGTCAGAATTGCCGAGAGACGCTCCAGCAGAGGTCATGGCGCTTCCTGTTCTCGGTGCttaaaaacttcatttataaGATCAAGGCTCTTAGACTTTCTACCGGGAAGAATGGTAGGAAACAGGGGAGAAGAACGTATAAATCTGGCGGGTCCCGAACATATTGGGGGTCGGTATAGGAGTCTCTTGGGAGCTGAAAAGTAGTGAATGATAAGCCTAATCAGACTCA from Suricata suricatta isolate VVHF042 chromosome 1, meerkat_22Aug2017_6uvM2_HiC, whole genome shotgun sequence encodes:
- the LOC115301511 gene encoding uncharacterized protein LOC115301511; amino-acid sequence: MNPGPLKRPRSGVGGVAWQSHQQPLCRASARGGGEGDGKSGGAATSLTSRPLVSKKPGWERKRRRRKGWVRGRVRSPAEEEPGPSRRYAGVTRAKKVKAILCRPLTPLYTPPSSALPHAPAQPPPPRARWSLKPTKACISPLTRPAKWAGLPSLPLAVHTHAYRGAGASLKLRPRPPPRAAAGASPALRGSRARHSHKMSALTELLPAATLRPSPLLLPLHRRVSVRQRRRREHRTNLRVKGDRLLPTSRAEFMLPPFPSFRNSTFLLNRSEIGLGGRGPEAGHGLGGRVDERRKPSDSEKHREPEGDHGRKKPVYKSVRKHSYRPEGNS